One part of the Glycine max cultivar Williams 82 chromosome 14, Glycine_max_v4.0, whole genome shotgun sequence genome encodes these proteins:
- the LOC100802287 gene encoding glucan endo-1,3-beta-glucosidase 7 isoform X2: MAIIFLSSSAILLPSLAFFLTLFNLASSESFIGVNYGQVADNLPPPSATAKLLQSTAIGKVRLYGTDPAIIKALANTGIGIVIGAANGDIPGLASDPNFAKTWVNTNVVPYYPASNIILITVGNEVITSNDQNLVNQMLPAIQNVQGALDAASLGGGKIKVSTVHAMSVLRDSEPPSAGRFHPEYDTVLQGLLSFNNATGSPFTINPYPYFAYRSDPGRADNLAFCLFQPNAGRVDSNTNLKYMNMFDAQVDAVRSALDAMGFKNVEIVVAETGWPYKGDSNEAGPSLENAKAYNGNLIAHLRSMVGTPLMPGKSVDTYLFALYDEDLKPGPASERAFGLYNPDQSMIYDAGLSKQQETSSPVPTVAPTPDVSKSPVIPAPTDPGQQTQKSPVIPAPIGPGPTPNKAELLIGHEATILKSLIMFTVLILML, from the exons ATGGCAATAATCTTTCTTTCAAGCTCCGCAATTCTTCTTCCAAGTCTTGCTTTCTTTCTCACATTATTTAAccttgcaa GTTCTGAATCATTCATCGGCGTGAACTACGGACAAGTCGCTGACAACCTGCCGCCGCCGTCGGCGACGGCGAAGCTGCTCCAGTCGACGGCCATCGGAAAGGTGCGTTTGTACGGAACCGACCCGGCGATAATAAAAGCTCTGGCGAACACGGGGATCGGAATCGTGATCGGAGCGGCGAACGGGGACATTCCGGGGCTAGCCTCGGACCCTAACTTCGCGAAAACGTGGGTGAACACCAACGTCGTACCGTACTACCCTGCCAGCAACATCATCCTCATAACCGTCGGCAACGAAGTGATAACCTCGAACGACCAAAACCTCGTGAACCAGATGCTGCCGGCGATCCAGAACGTGCAGGGCGCGCTCGACGCCGCCTCTCTCGGCGGCGGCAAGATCAAGGTCTCCACCGTGCACGCCATGTCGGTTCTCAGGGACTCTGAGCCACCCTCCGCCGGAAGGTTTCATCCCGAATACGACACCGTTTTGCAGGGGCTGTTGTCGTTTAACAATGCCACGGGCTCGCCCTTTACCATTAACCCTTACCCTTACTTTGCCTACAGAAGCGACCCTGGCAGAGCTGATAACCTTGCTTTTTGCCTTTTCCAGCCTAACGCTGGCAGAGTTGACTCCAACACCAACCTCAAGTACATGAACATGTTTGATGCTCAG GTGGACGCGGTTCGATCTGCGTTGGATGCTATGGGGTTTAAGAATGTTGAGATTGTGGTTGCGGAGACAGGGTGGCCCTACAAAGGAGACAGCAATGAGGCTGGTCCAAGTCTTGAGAATGCTAAGGCTTATAACGGCAATCTGATTGCCCACCTGCGATCTATGGTTGGAACCCCATTGATGCCAGGGAAATCAGTGGACACATACCTCTTTGCTTTGTACGATGAGGACTTGAAGCCTGGACCTGCTTCTGAGAGAGCCTTTGGACTCTACAACCCTGATCAATCCATGATCTATGATGCTGGCCTCTCCAAACAGCAAGAAACTAGTAGCCCCGTGCCGACGGTTGCCCCG ACTCCGGATGTGTCAAAATCTCCAGTGATTCCAGCGCCAACAGACCCGGgtcaacaaacacaaaaatctccAGTGATTCCAGCGCCAATAGGCCCGGGTCCAACACCAAATAAAGCAGAACTCTTAATTGGACATGAAGCCACCATTTTGAAGTCTTTAATAATGTTCACAGTTCTCATCTTAATGTTGTAA
- the LOC100802287 gene encoding glucan endo-1,3-beta-glucosidase 7 isoform X1, producing MAIIFLSSSAILLPSLAFFLTLFNLASSESFIGVNYGQVADNLPPPSATAKLLQSTAIGKVRLYGTDPAIIKALANTGIGIVIGAANGDIPGLASDPNFAKTWVNTNVVPYYPASNIILITVGNEVITSNDQNLVNQMLPAIQNVQGALDAASLGGGKIKVSTVHAMSVLRDSEPPSAGRFHPEYDTVLQGLLSFNNATGSPFTINPYPYFAYRSDPGRADNLAFCLFQPNAGRVDSNTNLKYMNMFDAQVDAVRSALDAMGFKNVEIVVAETGWPYKGDSNEAGPSLENAKAYNGNLIAHLRSMVGTPLMPGKSVDTYLFALYDEDLKPGPASERAFGLYNPDQSMIYDAGLSKQQETSSPVPTVAPTTPDVSKSPSTPKPTVSSPTKTNNSATWCVPKGGVADAQLQANLDYACGQGIDCTAIQQGGACFEPNTLVNHAAYAMNLLYQTAGRNPLTCDFSQTAMLSTNNPSYKSCLYAGGNA from the exons ATGGCAATAATCTTTCTTTCAAGCTCCGCAATTCTTCTTCCAAGTCTTGCTTTCTTTCTCACATTATTTAAccttgcaa GTTCTGAATCATTCATCGGCGTGAACTACGGACAAGTCGCTGACAACCTGCCGCCGCCGTCGGCGACGGCGAAGCTGCTCCAGTCGACGGCCATCGGAAAGGTGCGTTTGTACGGAACCGACCCGGCGATAATAAAAGCTCTGGCGAACACGGGGATCGGAATCGTGATCGGAGCGGCGAACGGGGACATTCCGGGGCTAGCCTCGGACCCTAACTTCGCGAAAACGTGGGTGAACACCAACGTCGTACCGTACTACCCTGCCAGCAACATCATCCTCATAACCGTCGGCAACGAAGTGATAACCTCGAACGACCAAAACCTCGTGAACCAGATGCTGCCGGCGATCCAGAACGTGCAGGGCGCGCTCGACGCCGCCTCTCTCGGCGGCGGCAAGATCAAGGTCTCCACCGTGCACGCCATGTCGGTTCTCAGGGACTCTGAGCCACCCTCCGCCGGAAGGTTTCATCCCGAATACGACACCGTTTTGCAGGGGCTGTTGTCGTTTAACAATGCCACGGGCTCGCCCTTTACCATTAACCCTTACCCTTACTTTGCCTACAGAAGCGACCCTGGCAGAGCTGATAACCTTGCTTTTTGCCTTTTCCAGCCTAACGCTGGCAGAGTTGACTCCAACACCAACCTCAAGTACATGAACATGTTTGATGCTCAG GTGGACGCGGTTCGATCTGCGTTGGATGCTATGGGGTTTAAGAATGTTGAGATTGTGGTTGCGGAGACAGGGTGGCCCTACAAAGGAGACAGCAATGAGGCTGGTCCAAGTCTTGAGAATGCTAAGGCTTATAACGGCAATCTGATTGCCCACCTGCGATCTATGGTTGGAACCCCATTGATGCCAGGGAAATCAGTGGACACATACCTCTTTGCTTTGTACGATGAGGACTTGAAGCCTGGACCTGCTTCTGAGAGAGCCTTTGGACTCTACAACCCTGATCAATCCATGATCTATGATGCTGGCCTCTCCAAACAGCAAGAAACTAGTAGCCCCGTGCCGACGGTTGCCCCG ACTACTCCGGATGTGTCAAAATCTCCCTCTACTCCAAAGCCAACAGTTTCAAGTCCAACCAAAACAAATAATAGTGCAACATGGTGTGTGCCAAAAGGAGGAGTGGCAGATGCACAGTTACAAGCAAATTTGGATTATGCTTGTGGGCAAGGGATTGATTGTACCGCAATTCAACAAGGAGGGGCTTGTTTTGAACCTAACACTTTGGTAAACCATGCTGCATATGCCATGAATCTATTGTATCAAACAGCTGGACGGAATCCATTGACTTGTGATTTCTCGCAAACAGCCATGTTGTCAACGaataatccaa gtTACAAGAGTTGTCTTTATGCTGGAGGAAATGCCTAA